A region from the Variovorax sp. RKNM96 genome encodes:
- a CDS encoding LysR substrate-binding domain-containing protein, which translates to MKPNQLHAFVAVVEQMSIRAAARVLGLSQPAVTKIVRELEREVGAPLVERSVKGVRLTEFGKAFAPRARLLLADMARARDEIAQIRDGATGTVSMAVSASFALTVLPAAFKDFHTRLPAVDVQFSEAVLPWMLARLRDGFLDFAVAHVVPGTLDAQFEALELFPVQLVVGLRERHPLRGARSLQDLYGGEWILPGDDHGGRDAVSPLFTPLGLPPPARIIQGQSVTVALGLVGHMDLIGLFVEPLVKLTFKRHGIRRVDVVESLPTLNVCVIRRRGQLPTPAAQHFIDCIQRASAAAMGG; encoded by the coding sequence ATGAAGCCCAATCAGTTACACGCCTTCGTGGCGGTGGTCGAGCAGATGAGCATCCGCGCCGCCGCGCGCGTTCTGGGCCTCTCGCAGCCGGCCGTGACCAAGATCGTGCGCGAACTGGAGCGCGAGGTGGGCGCGCCGCTGGTGGAGCGCAGCGTCAAGGGCGTGCGGCTCACCGAGTTCGGCAAGGCCTTCGCGCCGCGCGCGCGGCTGCTGCTGGCCGACATGGCGCGAGCGCGCGACGAGATCGCGCAGATCCGCGACGGCGCGACCGGCACGGTGTCGATGGCGGTGAGCGCATCGTTCGCGCTCACCGTGCTGCCCGCGGCCTTCAAGGATTTCCACACGCGCCTGCCCGCGGTCGATGTGCAGTTCAGCGAGGCCGTGCTGCCCTGGATGCTCGCGCGGCTGCGCGATGGGTTCCTCGATTTCGCGGTGGCCCACGTGGTGCCCGGCACGCTCGATGCGCAGTTCGAGGCGCTGGAACTGTTCCCGGTGCAGCTGGTGGTGGGCCTGCGCGAGCGCCATCCGCTGCGGGGGGCGCGTTCGCTACAGGACCTGTACGGCGGCGAATGGATCCTGCCGGGCGACGACCATGGCGGGCGCGATGCGGTGTCGCCGCTCTTCACGCCGCTGGGCCTGCCGCCGCCGGCCCGCATCATCCAGGGGCAGTCGGTCACGGTGGCGCTGGGGCTCGTCGGTCACATGGACCTGATCGGCCTCTTCGTCGAGCCGCTGGTCAAGTTGACGTTCAAGCGGCACGGCATCCGCCGGGTCGATGTCGTCGAATCGCTGCCGACGTTGAACGTGTGCGTGATCCGGCGCCGCGGCCAGTTGCCGACGCCTGCGGCGCAGCACTTCATCGACTGCATCCAGCGCGCCTCGGCGGCTGCGATGGGTGGCTAG
- a CDS encoding MFS transporter encodes MSIPSTQPSSARRRQTIVATTIGNGLEFFDFTVYGFLALVIGKLFFPTFNSYGQLLLTVASFGVGFIMRPLGGIVIGAYADRAGRKKAMTLTIFLMALGCALIAFTPTYAAIGVAAPIVIVLARLIQGFSAGGEVGASTTLLVEHATPANRGYMASWQFASQGLGVMLGAIVVGALTFSLTPEAMQSWGWRVPFVIGMLIAPVGMYIRRHLEESLHISPEQAAAPRESSLKIVCTQHGKTVLAAILAIVGGTTAAYVVTFYMPTYAVRELGLTPSVALFGAALTGLISFAFAPFVGKLSDIVGRKTLIFWSRIAMAILIYPGFLWLNASPTPLVLFVVLGVFSVGLVVQTVPGITMLPEMFPKRVRASGMSLVYSVGVALFGGFAPFISTWLVNATGSKLAPAWYLVAMTVVSLLGLIWLRDHTGRDIDAADAHAAA; translated from the coding sequence ATGAGCATCCCAAGCACGCAGCCCTCGTCCGCCCGCCGGCGCCAGACCATCGTCGCCACCACCATCGGCAACGGGCTCGAGTTCTTCGACTTCACGGTCTACGGTTTCCTCGCGCTCGTGATCGGCAAGCTCTTCTTTCCCACCTTCAATTCGTACGGCCAGCTGCTGCTGACGGTGGCCAGTTTTGGCGTCGGTTTCATCATGCGGCCGCTGGGCGGTATCGTGATCGGCGCGTACGCCGACCGCGCGGGCCGCAAGAAGGCCATGACGCTCACCATCTTTTTGATGGCGCTGGGCTGCGCGCTCATCGCCTTCACGCCCACCTACGCGGCCATCGGCGTCGCGGCGCCGATCGTGATCGTGCTGGCGCGGCTCATCCAGGGCTTCTCGGCCGGCGGCGAAGTGGGTGCCTCGACCACGCTGCTGGTGGAGCACGCCACGCCCGCCAACCGCGGCTACATGGCGAGCTGGCAGTTCGCGAGCCAGGGCCTGGGCGTGATGCTCGGCGCCATCGTGGTGGGCGCGCTCACCTTCTCGCTCACGCCCGAGGCGATGCAGAGCTGGGGCTGGCGCGTGCCTTTCGTCATCGGCATGCTGATTGCGCCGGTGGGCATGTACATCCGCCGCCATCTCGAAGAATCGCTGCACATCTCGCCCGAACAAGCGGCCGCGCCGCGCGAAAGCAGCCTGAAGATCGTCTGCACGCAGCACGGCAAGACGGTGCTGGCCGCGATCCTGGCGATCGTCGGCGGCACCACGGCCGCGTATGTCGTGACCTTCTACATGCCGACCTATGCGGTGCGCGAACTCGGCCTCACGCCCTCGGTGGCGCTGTTCGGCGCGGCGCTCACGGGGCTGATCTCGTTCGCGTTCGCACCGTTCGTGGGCAAGCTCTCGGACATCGTGGGGCGCAAGACGCTCATCTTCTGGAGCCGCATCGCGATGGCGATCCTGATCTATCCCGGCTTCCTGTGGCTCAATGCCTCGCCGACGCCGCTGGTGCTGTTCGTCGTGCTCGGCGTGTTCAGCGTCGGCCTGGTGGTGCAGACCGTGCCCGGCATCACGATGCTGCCGGAGATGTTCCCCAAGCGCGTGCGCGCGAGCGGCATGTCGCTGGTCTACAGCGTCGGTGTGGCGCTGTTCGGCGGCTTCGCGCCCTTCATCAGCACCTGGCTGGTCAACGCCACCGGCAGCAAGCTCGCGCCGGCCTGGTACCTCGTGGCGATGACTGTGGTCTCGCTGCTCGGCCTGATCTGGCTGCGCGACCACACGGGCCGCGACATCGACGCCGCGGATGCGCACGCAGCCGCCTGA
- a CDS encoding M14 family metallopeptidase, with translation MQTQPTAATRHFSGTYVEARAKFLDAAAQRGAAIESFVHPAHRGALGEELATDVALIGAKDAKKVLLVTSGTHGPEGFCGSGAQVATLHDADLLSRLEQAGVALLLVHAVNPHGFSHLHRTNEDNIDLNRNHIDFNAPLPVNAGYAEVEALVLPATWPPTAADDAAVGAYIGKHGMTAFRAAVTKGQYTSPDGLFYGGTAPSWSNRTIRAILRKYAASATHLGWIDVHTGLGPYGHGEKIYPGRNTPEDLALAHAWWGADVFAPFAGDSASADVSGPVISTAYDECPNARVAPMGLEFGTLPDLEVLTRLRADTWLRRHPEAPEAQKREIRQGLRDAFYCDNDEWKGMVLGQTRVVLLQTLQGLKKA, from the coding sequence ATGCAGACACAACCCACCGCCGCCACGCGCCATTTCTCCGGCACGTATGTCGAAGCCCGCGCCAAGTTCCTGGACGCCGCCGCCCAGCGCGGCGCGGCCATCGAATCGTTCGTGCATCCCGCGCACCGCGGCGCGCTCGGCGAAGAGCTCGCCACCGATGTGGCGCTGATCGGCGCAAAGGACGCGAAGAAGGTCCTGCTCGTCACCTCCGGCACGCACGGCCCCGAAGGCTTCTGCGGCTCGGGCGCGCAGGTCGCGACGCTCCACGATGCCGACCTGCTCTCGCGGCTCGAACAGGCCGGCGTGGCGCTGCTGCTGGTGCATGCGGTCAACCCGCATGGCTTTTCGCACCTGCACCGCACGAACGAAGACAACATCGACCTGAACCGCAACCACATCGACTTCAATGCGCCGCTGCCGGTGAACGCCGGCTATGCCGAGGTCGAGGCGCTGGTGCTGCCAGCCACCTGGCCGCCGACGGCCGCCGACGACGCGGCCGTGGGCGCCTATATCGGCAAGCACGGCATGACCGCCTTCCGCGCGGCCGTGACCAAGGGCCAGTACACCTCGCCCGACGGCCTGTTCTACGGCGGCACCGCGCCGTCCTGGAGCAACAGGACCATTCGCGCGATCCTGCGCAAGTACGCGGCATCGGCCACCCACCTCGGCTGGATCGACGTGCACACCGGCCTCGGCCCCTACGGCCACGGCGAGAAGATCTACCCGGGCCGCAACACGCCCGAAGACCTTGCGCTGGCGCATGCCTGGTGGGGCGCCGACGTCTTCGCGCCCTTTGCCGGCGACTCGGCATCGGCCGACGTGTCGGGCCCCGTCATCTCGACCGCGTACGACGAATGCCCGAACGCCCGCGTCGCGCCGATGGGCCTGGAGTTCGGCACGCTGCCCGATCTGGAAGTGCTGACCCGCCTGCGCGCCGACACCTGGCTGCGCCGCCATCCCGAGGCGCCGGAAGCGCAGAAGCGCGAGATCCGTCAGGGACTGCGCGACGCGTTCTACTGCGACAACGACGAGTGGAAAGGCATGGTGCTGGGGCAGACGCGCGTCGTGCTGCTGCAGACGCTGCAAGGCCTCAAGAAGGCCTGA
- a CDS encoding enoyl-CoA hydratase/isomerase family protein yields the protein MDYSRYQTLAITRRGANGTVLDIQMRAANGKLPTAGHDGHRELAEIWRDLSADDTVRCAVLRGEGLGFSGGGDLGLVQDMATDDAIRQRVWKEARDLVYNIINCDKPIVSAMHGPAVGAGLVAGLLADISIATKSAKIVDGHTRLGVAAGDHAAIVWPLLCGMAKAKYHLLLCEPVSGEEAERIGLVSLAVDEADLLPRAYEVADRLAAGSQSAIRFTKYALNNWLRQAGPTFDASLALEFMGFAGADVREGVASLREKRAPNFG from the coding sequence ATGGACTACTCTCGCTACCAGACCCTCGCCATCACGCGCCGCGGCGCCAACGGCACCGTGCTCGACATCCAGATGCGCGCGGCCAACGGCAAGCTGCCGACCGCGGGCCATGACGGGCATCGCGAGCTCGCCGAGATCTGGCGCGACCTCTCGGCCGACGACACGGTGCGCTGCGCGGTGCTTCGGGGCGAAGGCCTCGGCTTCTCGGGCGGCGGCGATCTCGGGCTGGTGCAGGACATGGCCACCGACGACGCCATCCGCCAGCGCGTGTGGAAAGAGGCGCGCGACCTCGTCTACAACATCATCAACTGCGACAAGCCCATCGTGAGCGCGATGCACGGCCCGGCCGTGGGTGCAGGGCTGGTGGCCGGCCTGCTCGCCGACATTTCCATCGCCACGAAGAGCGCGAAGATCGTCGACGGCCACACGCGCCTGGGCGTGGCGGCGGGCGACCATGCGGCCATCGTCTGGCCGCTCCTGTGCGGCATGGCCAAGGCCAAGTACCACCTGCTGCTGTGCGAGCCGGTGAGCGGCGAGGAGGCCGAGCGCATCGGCCTGGTGTCGCTTGCGGTGGACGAGGCCGACCTGCTGCCGCGCGCCTACGAAGTGGCCGACCGGCTCGCGGCCGGCAGCCAGAGCGCGATCCGCTTCACCAAGTACGCGCTCAACAACTGGCTGCGCCAGGCCGGCCCGACCTTCGATGCTTCGCTGGCACTCGAATTCATGGGCTTCGCGGGCGCCGACGTGCGCGAGGGTGTGGCTTCGCTGCGCGAGAAGCGCGCGCCGAACTTCGGTTGA
- a CDS encoding DUF2164 domain-containing protein, with translation MTIEISKEARQQAITSIERYFNENMEEKIGNIAAGALLGFFLEEIGPIVYNKAVAEVQERLQSRISEVDLEVHEDEFQYWRKFERQKKGK, from the coding sequence ATGACCATCGAGATATCCAAGGAAGCGCGCCAGCAGGCGATCACCTCGATCGAGCGCTACTTCAACGAGAACATGGAAGAGAAGATCGGCAACATCGCGGCCGGCGCGCTGCTCGGTTTCTTCCTCGAGGAAATCGGACCCATCGTCTACAACAAGGCCGTGGCCGAGGTGCAGGAACGCTTGCAGTCCCGTATCTCCGAAGTCGATCTCGAAGTGCACGAGGACGAGTTCCAGTACTGGCGCAAGTTCGAAAGGCAGAAGAAGGGCAAGTAG
- a CDS encoding YncE family protein yields the protein MKFHRAAPAALALAAIAAAAAISGCTNLTPTVPQRQLMIVANDEKQSWNDAGAVILAPMGRDTVQVLDIGTDPLAPKVVGTLQLDNTIAGPPTNLAITPGETLALVANSLNVVEENGVRKQVPDNRLFVVDLTTTPPRLIDTLTVGKQPSGLSINRAGNLALVANRADNSVSVLRIAGKKVTLVDTVAMNDSVAHVRFTPDGKRALVAKFPTHKIALLEVNGEKVSYNKVDLAAGLWPYNVDVTPDGKLALTADNGNSGASDGQVDTVSVIDMEAAPPRVIDKVVVGDGPEGLAVSPTGRHAVAVILRGSNSAKNAYFYNRNGSVVLLKIDGKKVTRANEVVVRGLPEGAVWSADGKYLYVGNFIDQDITILRVDGDTLVPTGKSFPLQGHPAAMRGTMTH from the coding sequence ATGAAGTTCCACCGAGCCGCACCGGCTGCCCTTGCCCTGGCCGCCATCGCCGCCGCTGCAGCAATTTCCGGCTGCACCAACCTGACCCCCACCGTGCCGCAGCGCCAGCTGATGATCGTGGCCAACGACGAAAAGCAGTCGTGGAACGACGCAGGCGCCGTCATCCTCGCCCCCATGGGACGCGACACGGTGCAGGTGCTCGACATCGGCACCGATCCGCTCGCACCCAAGGTCGTCGGCACGCTGCAGTTGGACAACACCATCGCCGGCCCGCCGACCAACCTCGCGATCACGCCCGGCGAGACGCTCGCGCTGGTCGCCAATTCGCTCAACGTGGTCGAGGAAAACGGCGTGCGCAAGCAAGTGCCCGACAACCGCCTCTTCGTGGTCGACCTGACCACCACGCCGCCCAGGCTGATCGACACGCTCACCGTGGGCAAGCAGCCTTCGGGCCTGTCGATCAATCGCGCGGGCAACCTCGCGCTGGTGGCCAACCGCGCCGACAACTCGGTGAGCGTGCTGCGCATCGCGGGCAAGAAGGTGACGCTCGTCGACACCGTGGCCATGAACGATTCGGTGGCGCACGTGCGCTTCACGCCCGATGGCAAGCGCGCCCTGGTCGCCAAGTTTCCAACCCACAAGATCGCGCTGCTCGAAGTGAACGGCGAGAAGGTCAGCTACAACAAGGTCGACCTCGCAGCCGGCCTCTGGCCCTACAACGTGGACGTGACGCCCGACGGCAAGCTCGCGCTCACGGCCGACAACGGCAACTCGGGCGCATCGGACGGGCAGGTCGACACGGTGAGCGTGATCGACATGGAAGCCGCGCCGCCGCGCGTGATCGACAAGGTCGTGGTCGGCGACGGCCCCGAAGGCCTGGCGGTGAGCCCGACCGGCAGGCATGCGGTCGCGGTGATCCTGCGCGGCAGCAACTCGGCGAAGAACGCCTACTTCTACAACCGCAATGGCTCGGTGGTGCTGCTGAAGATCGATGGCAAGAAGGTCACCCGCGCCAACGAGGTGGTGGTGCGCGGCCTGCCCGAAGGCGCGGTGTGGAGCGCCGACGGCAAGTATCTCTATGTGGGGAATTTCATCGACCAGGACATCACGATCCTGCGCGTCGATGGCGACACGCTGGTGCCGACAGGCAAATCGTTCCCGTTGCAAGGTCACCCCGCCGCGATGCGCGGGACAATGACGCACTGA
- a CDS encoding DUF808 domain-containing protein: MATSLLLLLDDIATVLDDVSILTKVAAKKTAGVLGDDLALNAQQVSGVRAEREIPVVWAVCKGSFINKAILVPAALAIGTWLPWLVTPLLMIGGAFLCFEGAEKLAHKFLHKKEHEADTQRHEKAVADEAVDVVAIEKDKIKGAVRTDFILSAEIIAITLGTVQGQPFTTQLSVLVGIALIMTIGVYGLVAGIVKLDDAGLYLSQRTSAAARALGRGILATAPWLMKALSVAGTAAMFLVGGGILVHGVPAFGHAVEDWAKATGGVFGTLGSMGVNAVVGLVAGAIVLAVVELVGKLRGKKG, from the coding sequence ATGGCCACCAGCCTGCTCCTGCTGCTCGACGACATCGCGACCGTCCTCGATGACGTGTCGATCCTCACCAAAGTCGCCGCCAAGAAGACGGCCGGCGTGCTCGGCGACGACCTTGCGCTCAATGCGCAGCAGGTCTCCGGCGTCAGGGCCGAGCGCGAGATCCCTGTGGTCTGGGCGGTCTGCAAGGGCTCGTTCATCAACAAGGCGATCCTGGTGCCTGCGGCGCTGGCCATCGGCACCTGGCTGCCCTGGCTGGTGACGCCGCTCCTGATGATCGGCGGTGCGTTTCTCTGCTTCGAAGGCGCCGAGAAGCTCGCGCACAAGTTCCTGCACAAGAAGGAACACGAAGCCGACACCCAACGCCACGAGAAAGCCGTGGCCGACGAGGCGGTGGACGTGGTGGCGATCGAGAAGGACAAGATCAAGGGCGCGGTGCGCACCGACTTCATCCTCTCGGCCGAAATCATTGCGATCACGCTCGGCACCGTGCAGGGCCAGCCGTTCACGACGCAGCTGAGCGTGCTGGTCGGCATCGCGCTGATCATGACCATCGGCGTGTATGGCCTCGTGGCCGGCATCGTGAAGCTCGATGACGCGGGCCTTTACCTGAGCCAGCGCACGAGCGCCGCCGCGCGGGCTCTCGGCCGCGGCATCCTGGCCACGGCGCCCTGGCTCATGAAGGCGCTGTCGGTGGCCGGCACGGCCGCCATGTTCCTCGTGGGCGGCGGCATCCTGGTGCACGGCGTGCCCGCGTTCGGCCATGCGGTCGAAGACTGGGCCAAGGCCACGGGCGGCGTGTTCGGCACGCTGGGATCGATGGGCGTGAACGCCGTCGTGGGTCTTGTTGCCGGCGCGATCGTGCTGGCGGTGGTGGAGCTTGTCGGCAAGCTGCGCGGCAAGAAGGGCTGA
- a CDS encoding GNAT family N-acetyltransferase: MSDYEVRPATMRDAKAVAEVHALAAKAAYEGILPEEELRTLAPATREAKWREAIEFSEPQVQVVTLGNEIVGFVGFDRSRDPKTPSTTGEIWAIYVKPEHWGKGVGVALWDAAREGLEEEGCTTVTIWVPIRNDRAMRFHELAGFKREMKTAKTTLLGTVRIEEIRLKRSVS; this comes from the coding sequence ATGTCCGATTACGAAGTTCGCCCCGCCACGATGCGCGACGCCAAGGCCGTCGCCGAAGTCCATGCCCTGGCCGCCAAGGCCGCCTACGAAGGCATCCTCCCCGAAGAAGAGCTGCGCACGCTGGCCCCGGCCACCCGCGAAGCCAAGTGGCGCGAAGCCATCGAATTCAGCGAGCCGCAGGTGCAGGTGGTCACGCTCGGCAACGAAATCGTCGGTTTCGTCGGCTTCGATCGCTCGCGCGACCCCAAGACGCCGTCCACCACGGGCGAGATCTGGGCCATCTACGTCAAGCCCGAGCACTGGGGCAAGGGCGTGGGCGTCGCCCTCTGGGACGCGGCGCGTGAAGGCCTCGAGGAAGAGGGCTGCACCACGGTCACCATCTGGGTGCCCATTCGCAACGACCGCGCCATGCGTTTCCACGAACTCGCCGGCTTCAAGCGCGAGATGAAGACGGCCAAGACCACGCTGCTGGGCACCGTCCGCATCGAGGAAATTCGCCTCAAGCGCAGCGTTTCCTGA
- a CDS encoding VF530 family protein translates to MTDEAPAGAPPAPAPAAKPAQPRNPLHGLTLEAIVTSLADWYGWEHLGELVPIRCFQIDPSVGSSLKFLRKTPWAREKVESLYLFMLREQRREQQQQQQPPRE, encoded by the coding sequence GTGACCGACGAGGCACCGGCCGGGGCTCCACCAGCCCCGGCTCCTGCAGCAAAGCCGGCCCAGCCCCGCAACCCGCTGCACGGGCTCACGCTGGAGGCCATCGTCACCTCGCTGGCCGACTGGTACGGCTGGGAACACCTCGGCGAGCTCGTTCCCATCCGCTGTTTCCAGATCGACCCGAGCGTGGGCTCCAGCCTCAAGTTCCTGCGCAAGACGCCCTGGGCGCGCGAGAAGGTCGAGAGCCTCTATCTCTTCATGCTGCGCGAACAGCGCCGCGAGCAGCAGCAACAACAACAGCCACCCCGGGAATGA
- a CDS encoding 2Fe-2S iron-sulfur cluster-binding protein encodes MKVRLEPSGLDFETEPGTTLLKAAEAAGIELPSSCRNGTCRTCICRLVSGHVRHIIEWPGLSIDEKDEGWILPCVAEALDDLALDAPRAFSVFQD; translated from the coding sequence ATGAAGGTCCGACTCGAGCCCTCGGGCCTCGACTTCGAGACCGAACCGGGCACCACGCTCCTGAAGGCCGCCGAGGCGGCCGGCATCGAACTGCCGAGTTCCTGCAGAAACGGCACCTGCCGCACCTGCATCTGCCGGCTGGTGTCGGGCCATGTGCGGCACATCATCGAATGGCCCGGCCTGAGCATCGACGAGAAGGACGAAGGCTGGATCCTGCCCTGCGTGGCGGAGGCGCTGGACGACCTTGCGCTCGACGCGCCGAGAGCGTTTTCGGTTTTCCAGGACTAG
- a CDS encoding MFS transporter, protein MSGPAPASASSPQPSFSDLTRERPFMHMWTARLFGTAASQMLLVAIGWHMYELTSSAWDLGLVGLYQFVPALLLALLAGHIVDRHHRGRIVAACFAVQGLVGLVLLLAVLEKHDTRGLLLGLSLVLGAVRAFQMPAQQALTPLLVPPSMLARAMAFSSAGMQGAIIGGPALGGLLFVAGMSVVYGASVAFFAVACVLVLRLRYAYTPAAREPVTLSTVFAGVDFIWKRKPVLGAVSLDLFAVLLGGAVALLPIYAKDILHTGPWGLGLLRGAPAVGALVMSIALTRRPVERHVGRTLLLAIGLFGLCMVVFGISKSFVVSLIALAVSGGADMVNVVIRQTLVQLETPDAMRGRVSAVNSIFIGASNQLGEFESGATAALLGPVGSVVVGGVGTMLVALTWFKLFPSLAQRDRLVVAVPAGAKPVGPAS, encoded by the coding sequence ATGTCCGGCCCCGCTCCCGCCTCCGCTTCCTCCCCCCAGCCCAGTTTTTCCGACCTGACGCGCGAGCGCCCCTTCATGCACATGTGGACGGCGCGGCTCTTCGGCACCGCGGCCTCGCAGATGCTGCTGGTGGCCATCGGCTGGCACATGTACGAGCTCACCAGCAGCGCCTGGGACCTGGGCCTCGTCGGGCTCTACCAGTTCGTTCCCGCACTCTTGCTGGCGCTGCTGGCCGGCCACATCGTCGACCGCCACCACCGCGGTCGCATCGTCGCGGCCTGTTTCGCGGTGCAGGGACTGGTGGGGCTGGTGCTGCTCTTGGCCGTGCTTGAGAAGCACGACACGCGCGGCCTGCTGCTGGGGCTTTCGCTGGTGCTGGGCGCGGTGCGCGCCTTCCAGATGCCGGCGCAGCAGGCGCTCACGCCCCTCTTGGTGCCACCCTCGATGCTCGCGCGGGCCATGGCGTTCAGTTCGGCCGGCATGCAGGGCGCGATCATCGGCGGCCCGGCCCTCGGCGGGCTGCTGTTCGTGGCGGGCATGTCGGTGGTGTACGGCGCGAGCGTGGCGTTCTTTGCCGTCGCCTGCGTGCTGGTGCTGCGGCTGCGCTATGCCTACACGCCGGCCGCGCGCGAGCCGGTCACGCTGTCCACGGTGTTCGCGGGCGTCGACTTCATCTGGAAGCGCAAGCCTGTGCTCGGTGCCGTTTCGCTCGATTTGTTCGCGGTGCTGCTGGGCGGTGCGGTGGCGCTGCTGCCGATCTATGCGAAGGACATCCTGCACACGGGTCCCTGGGGGCTCGGGCTGCTGCGCGGTGCGCCCGCTGTCGGGGCGCTGGTGATGTCGATCGCGCTCACGCGGCGTCCGGTCGAGCGGCACGTGGGGCGCACGCTGCTGCTGGCCATCGGGCTCTTTGGCCTTTGCATGGTGGTGTTCGGCATCTCCAAGAGCTTCGTCGTCTCGCTGATCGCGCTCGCGGTGTCGGGCGGGGCGGACATGGTCAACGTGGTGATCCGCCAGACGCTGGTGCAGCTGGAGACGCCCGATGCCATGCGCGGGCGGGTGAGCGCGGTCAATTCGATCTTCATCGGCGCGAGCAACCAGCTCGGCGAATTCGAATCGGGCGCCACGGCGGCGCTGCTCGGGCCCGTGGGGTCGGTGGTGGTGGGCGGCGTGGGAACGATGCTGGTGGCGCTGACGTGGTTCAAGCTGTTCCCGTCGCTGGCGCAACGTGATCGACTCGTGGTCGCGGTGCCTGCCGGCGCCAAGCCGGTCGGTCCGGCCTCCTAG